A single genomic interval of Hevea brasiliensis isolate MT/VB/25A 57/8 chromosome 4, ASM3005281v1, whole genome shotgun sequence harbors:
- the LOC131179449 gene encoding vegetative cell wall protein gp1-like, with protein sequence MGTPSSLPANPNPSPSPPLPQSPPPQTPPLPQSPPPQSPPPPPSQIPPLIPPTPLSPQSEPQHKTPIPDSHSPEPAPEPVPTQTKSQGKTKNAASKPKKTPVGKRKRVPSVPFDLNSPPQPSSEPVSKRTRSSSQTPAPVTQTPITQSPLHSPAPASSADTIEEVISPLPWAFRDMDMKKAYEKLLSKTILANKYMDEQILKELGIYDSVFAYLDVVSWTDFAKIREPVYKDLTLKFLSSLRLSFKPTDSGYKNIKWQQTVYDPVQFWKDIAPFGGRGHEN encoded by the exons ATGGGTACTCCATCTTCATTGCccgcaaaccctaaccccagccccAGTCCACCACTACCCCAATCACCGCCACCACAAACGCCGCCATTACCACAATCACCACCACCCCAGTCACCGCCACCACCCCCAAGCCAAATACCACCTCTCATTCCGCCGACTCCCCTCTCGCCGCAATCTGAGCCACAACATAAAACGCCAATTCCCGATTCCCATTCCCCAGAACCAGCGCCTGAACCTGTGCCTACTCAAACGAAATCCCAAGGCAAAACAAAAAATGCTGCAAGTAAACCTAAGAAAACCCCTGTCGGAAAACGGAAACGAGTACCCTCTGTTCCTTTCGACCTGAATTCACCACCTCAGCCGTCCTCTGAACCAGTTAGCAAAAGGACCAGGTCTTCCTCACAAACTCCAGCACCAGTGACCCAAACACCAATAACTCAGTCTCCCTTACACTCTCCAGCACCTGCGTCATCTGCAGATACTATAgaggaggtaatttctccattaccttgggcttttagggATATGGATATGAAAAAGGCATATGAGAAATTACTTTCTAAAACTATTTTGGCAAAcaagtatatggatgagcagattttgaaagaattaggcatttatgaTTCTGTCTTTGCCTATTTGGATGTTGTTAGCTGGACTGATTTTGCTAaaattagggaaccagtgtacaaggatCTAACCCTCAAATTTTTGAGTTCCCTAAGGTTGAGTTTCAAACCAACA gattcGGGGTATAAAAACATTAAGTGGCAGCAAACTGTTTATGACCCTGTTCAATTCTGGAAGGACATTGCACCTTTTGGGG gaaggggacacgaGAATTGA